AGGGGCATCGCGAGAAGGCGTTCGAGAGTGCCCGAGGTGCGTTCGCGCAGGGTGGCGATGGACGTGACCAGGAACATCGTGATCAGCGGGAAGATGCCCAGCAGGGACGCGCCGACGTTGTCGAAGGTGCGGGGGCTGCCGTCGAAGACGTACCGGAGCAGGAACAGCATCACGCAGGGGATGAGGATCATCAGCGCGATGGTGCGGGGGTCGTGGCGCAGCTGGCGCAGGACGCGGCCTGCGGTGGCGGCCGTCCGGGAGGCGTTCAGGGCGCCGGTCGGGGCGGGGGCGCGGACGGGGGCGGCCGGGGTGTCGGGGGTCGTCGTGGTGGTCATCGGGTGGTCTCCTTCGCGCGGGCCGCTTCCGTCGCGGCGTCCACCAGGTGCAGGAAGGCCGACTCGACCGTGTCCGACCCGGTGCGGGTGCGCAGGTCGTCGGGGGTCGCGTCGGCGAGGATCTCGCCCTCGCGCATCAGGAGCAGGCGGTGGCAGCGCTCGGCCTCGTCCATGACGTGGGAGGAGATGAGGAGGGTCGCGCCCCGGGTCGCGGCGATGTCGTGGAAGAGGTTCCACAGGTCGCGGCGCAGGACCGGGTCCAGACCGACGGTCGGTTCGTCGAGGACCAGGAGTTCCGGGGCGCCCAGCAGGGCGACGGCCAGGGAGACGCGGTTGCGCTGACCGCCGGAGAGGTTGCCGGCGAGGGCGTCGGCGTGGGTGGTGAGGTCCACGTCGGCGATGGCCCGGGTGACGTTCTCGCGGCGGCGGTCCGCTGCCGCTCGGCCCGGGTCGAGGATCGCGGCGAAGTAGTCGAGGTTCTGGCGGATCGTCAGGTCGTCGTAGACCGAGGGGGCCTGGGTGACGTATCCGATGCGGGTGCGCAGGACGGCGTGGCCCGCGGGGCGGCCCAGCACGTCGAGGGTCCCGGCGACCTTGGCCTGGGTGCCGACGATCGAGCGCATGAGGGTCGACTTGCCGCAGCCGGAGGGCCCGAGCAGACCGGTGATCTGGCCGCGGGGGACGGTGAAGTCGAGGGCGCGCAGGACGGTGCGCGGCCCGCGGACCACGGTCAGGCCTTCGGCGCGTACCGCGGGTGCGTCGGGCGGGCGGGCGCCGGACCGCTTAGAATTCATCATGTGATGAATAATGCTCGCGGTGAGGGGCGCCGTCAAGGCGCGGGTCGGACGCGGGGTGGGACGGGTTCCGGGGCCGCACATGCGTGCGCGGCGGCCCCGGAGGTGAGGGGCCGCCGCGCACGGTAGGGCGGTGAGGAAGCGCTGAGAAGGAGAAAGCGAGGGCGAAAGCGAGGGAGAAAGGGAGGGACGGTGGCCGGGTGGTCAGGGCTTGATCGCGAGCAGCAGGATGACGTCGTAGACCTCTTCGACGACGCCGTCGGGGAAGGCCCGTATCAGGTGGTCGCGTTCCTCGGCGAGGAAGGCGGCGGCTGCCTCCTGGCCATGGACCAGGAAGATCGAATGGCTGCCGATGTTGGCCAGATGCGTGTCCACGGGGACCCGGCGGCTCCAGCGGACCGTGCGGCGGACGAGGTCGAGGCGGCCCTCGGGGTCGACGACCCGGGCCTCCACGTTCCTGACCGCGGGACCGCCGCCCCGCCCGAAGTGGCGTCCGATGCGTTCCTCCGCCTCGGCGAGCCACGGCACGTCGAGCGCGTCGGTGTTCCACCACAGCGCCAGCGCGCCGCCCGGCCGCAGCACCCGCAGCGCCTCCGGGACCGAGCGCGCCGGGTCGGTCCAGTGCCAGGACTGGGCGTAGGTGAGGAGGTCGACGCTGGAAGGGGCCAACGGGAGGCGGTTGCCGTCGCCGCGGACGACCGGCACGTCGGGGAGGGCCAGGCGCAGTTGCGCGGCCATGCCGTCCCCTGGTTCGACGGCGAGGACGTCAGCACCGCGGGCGCGCAGGCGTGCGGTCGACAGGCCGGTGCCGGCCCCGACGTCCGCCGTCCGCGCGCCGGCGAGGGGGCGGCCGGCGAGATCCTCGATCACGTCGAAGAGGGCGTTCGGGTAGGAGGGCCGGTTCGCGGCGTACTGGGCCGCGGCGGCGTCGAAGGAACGGGCTCGGGCCGCGTGGGATGGGGCGGGGGTGGAAGCCGTCATGGGGCCATGATCGCGGGCGGGGCGGGCAGAGGAACAGGGCCCCTGCCGTGTTCCTCTCCCCGCCCGGTACGGCTCAGCGGCGGCGGCGCTTCCTCGACGGGTTGCCGGTGCGGCGCGTCGTGCGGCGTTCGTGCTGCTGGCGGGCCGCCTCGTACTCCTCGCGGTGGAGTCTCTCGCCGGGCGCCTCGGTGAGCGCGCGGAAGAAGTACGCGAGCAGCGAGCCGACGAACCCGACCGCCAGCAGACCGCGCAGGGAGGCCTGGCGGTCGGGGTCGGGACGCTTGGCGAAGCCTTCCCAGGTGTGCCGGAAGGCGAGCGCGCTGCACACCGCGAACATCACGACGACCAGGACGGTCACGAAGCCGCCCAGGTCGGCGATCGCGATGCCCTGGTAGGCGAAGCGCAGGACGAGACACGAGACGACGACGGCGAGGAGTGAGCCGAGGGCGACCGCGCCGCGCCGGACGGCGTAGCCTCGCGGGCCGCCGTCGTGGTTCAGCCAGGTGGTGCCGAAGAAGCGGAGGGGCTCGGGGCGGGGGCCGGCGCCGGCAGGGTCGCCTGCCGGGCCGGAGGGGGCGCCCGAGGAGACCTCGGCGGCGCCCCGGGATTCCGCCGAGGTGTCCGGGGTGCCGTTTTCGTCGCTCACGGCACGATTATGGCTCCGGGTGCGGGCCGCCCACCGGGCGGGTGCCCGCGGACCGCCCGCGGCCGGGTGCCCGCAGGCCCCCTACGGTCCGGTGCACGCGGACCGCCCGCGGCCCGCAGGTGCCCGCAGACGGTCCGCGGCCGGGTGCCGCGGACCGCCGCCCCGCGAGTCGCCGGAGGGCGGGGCGCCGGAGGCGGAGCGGGGGCGAACGGGGCCCGGACGGGCCGGGTCCGTTGTTGTGTGGCTGCGTTCCGCCCTCCGGCGACCGGACGTCCGGCATCCGCCCGCGGTCCCCCGTCCGCGACCCCCGCCCGGAACCCTCCGAGATCAGGAGCAGCGCGGCGCGATGTATCCGTCGCTGCCCGTCCGCACGTACGCGTCCGAGACGAACTGGCCGTCGGCGATGTTGTCCCAGATGTTCGTGGTGCCGTACGGGCCGGAGACCGACGTGCCCGGGCACTGGCAGAAGATGGGCACGTTCGCGCCCTCGGGCAGGACCCGGACGACCGAGTAACCGGTGCCGGGGCCGCTGCGCACGTTCAGCCGGACGCCCGGCGCGACCGGATAGTAGGTGAGCGCCGCGGTCGCGGTCGCGGTGACGGCTTCCGCCGCGTCACTGTTCCCGGCCTCTTCCACGTGGTCGACAGACATGTGAAACCTCCCCCGTTGCACCCCATGACTGCCATGGGGTCCCGTTGATTCCCCCGAAACCCGCCATGAAACACGTGTGCGGAATTCGTACGCGGAGGCTAGCAAGCCGCCTCTGCGCCGCACGAGTCATCGACTAGGCTCCGTGCGTCGCGCGCGCGGATGAACAGCACGGGGGTGGTCCATGACGCCACAGCGCAACACCGGAGCGGGCGCGGAAGCGGAACTTCCGGAGTACGCAGGTCACTACCGGCTCGAGGAGTGCCTGGGTGCCGGCGGCATGGGCGTGGTGCATCTGGCCCGCAGCACCTCCGGCATGAAGGTCGCGGTCAAGGTCGTGCACGCGCGGTTCGCCCGCGATCCAGAGTTCAGGGGGCGGTTCCGGCAGGAGGTGGCAGCCGCCCGCAGGGTGAGCGGGGCGTTCACCGCGCCCGTCGTCGACGCGGACCCGGAGGCCGAACGGCCGTGGATGGCCACCCTGTTCATCCCCGGCTCGACCATCGCCGAGCAGGTGAAACGGAACGGGCCCATGAACGCCGGCGAGTTGCGGCGGCTGATGGCCGGCCTCGCCGAGGCGCTGCGGGACATCCACCGCGTGGGGGTCGTGCACCGGGATCTGAAACCGAGCAACGTCCTGCTCGCCGAGGACGGGCCGAAGGTGATCGACTTCGGCATATCCCGCCCGAAGGACAGCGAACTGCGCACCGAGACGGGCAAGTTGATCGGCACGCCGCCGTTCATGGCGCCGGAGCAGTTCCGGCGTCCCAGGGAGGTCGGGTCCGCCGCCGACGTCTTCGCGCTCGGCTCCGTGATGGTGCACGCGGCGACGGGACGCGGGCCGTTCGACTCCGACAGTCCCTACGTCGTCGCCTACCAGGTCGTCCACGACGAGCCGGACCTGACGGGCGTGCCGGACAACCTCGCGCCGCTGGTGTCGCGTTGCCTCGCCAAGGAGCCGGAGGACCGGCCCACCCCGGACGAACTCATGCACGCACTGCGGACGGTGTCGGCCTCCTACGACACGCAGGTGTTCATACCGCCTCAGCGGGCTCTCGAGGAGCCGGAGCACGGACCGGCCACGGAAGCCCGGCAGCCCACCGGCGCCGTCGGGACCGCCGGGACCGGAGGGGAAGGCGGCGCCGCGGGGGCAGGCGGTACCGACGAGGCCGGGACCGGCGGGAGGTCCGGCGGGGGCGGCGGCGCGGTGTCCGCGGGCGAGCGTGAGCCCGGGACGGGCGAGGACGGGAGGCGACGGGGACGACGCAGGCGGGCGGTGCTCGCGGCCGGCGCGCTGGCCGTCGTCCTCTGCGGCGGCGCGCTCGGTGCGGCGCGGATGCTCGGGGACGGCGACGCCGACCGGGGTGGGCGGGGGAACGCGGGCGGGGCGCACTCCGCGTCGCCCGCTCTCGCCGACTGGAGCGTGCGGCCCGTGAAGGGCGGCGACGACGCACACGGCGGCACGGGCGGACTTCCGCGGTGCGTGTACGGCGCGCGACTGCTGGTCTGTGTGCAGTCCGGGCAGGTGTCCGCGCTGGACGCGTCCGACGGGCGCGTGCTGTGGCGGCGGGCGGTTCCCGGAGGTGGCCGATCCGTCGAGGCGCCGGCGCTCGCGGGTGGACTGGCGCTGGTGGTCACGGACTCGGGCAGGCGGATGGAGGCGCTCGACCCGGCGTCGGGCGTGCCGCGCTGGCAGCGGGACCTGACGCCGTACCCCGGCGTCCGCACCGTCGGCGGCATGCTGCTGCTGACTGCGGCCGACGACACGGTGACCGGGGTGGACGCGGCGACGGGCAGGACGGCGTGGAGCCGGCGGATCCCGGGGCTGAACGAGCCGTACTTCGTGTCGTTCGCGCAGGGCGCACGGCCGCTGGCCTATGCGTCGAACACGTCGGACGGCGGGCGGCGCACCCGGATCACGGCCGTGGACCCCACGACGGGCGAGGTGCGGTGGGAGGAGCGGTTCGAAGGGACGGTGGTCCCCGCGGGCGCCACCGGCGACAGTCTCGTCCTGCTGTCCGAGGGCAGTGACTACGGCGATGTCGACGCCGTGCTCCGCTACCGGCCGGGCGACGCCGCACCGCGGCGGACCGCTCTGGGCGTCGCTCTCCAGGGGGTGCGCGCCACCGTGCAGGGCGACCGGGTCTACCTGCTGGCCTTCGACGGGTCGCTGGTGGCCGTCGACACGGCCGCGAGGAAGGAGCTGTGGTCCCTGCAGACGGCGGTGAGCCGGGGGTCGGCGCCGGCCGCCGACGGCGAGCACGTGTACTTCGGCGCCGCCGACGGACGTCTCCTCGCGGTGGACGCCGACGAGGGCAGGCTCGTCGGGCAGACGCGGCTGCGGCTCGGGGCCGAGTCGGACAAGGTGGTGGCCTCGCTGCCCGCTCCCGCGGCGGTCGACGGCCGTGTCTACGCCGGCGCGCCCGACGGGACCGTCTTCGCGGTCGACGGGCGGGCTCCGGAGGACTGGTAGCCGCGGCCGACACGCGCCGAGGGCCGCCTCCGCACGGGGTACCGGCGGAGACGGCCCTCAGGGCGTCAGCAGTCAGCGGTCAGCAGTCGGACGTCCGGTAGTCGGACGTCGGCGTCGGGTCCGGGTCGAACGGGACGTCCGAATCGGGGCCGGAGTCGGTCCGGCGTCCGGGGTCCCGTCGCGGCGTCGGTCGCGGGCGTCAGCCCAGCTTCGACACGTCCCGCACCGCGCCCTTGTCGGCGCTCGTGGCCATCGCGGCGTAGGCCCGCAGGGCGGCGGACACCTTGCGCTCGCGGTTCTTGGGGGCGTACACGCCGCCGAGGGCCGCCTCGCGCCGGGCGAGCTCGGCGTCGTCCACGAGGAGCTCGATGGTGCGGTTCGGGATGTCGATGCGGATGCGGTCGCCGTCCTCGACGAGGGCGATGGCGCCGCCGGAGGCCGCCTCGGGGGACGCGTGGCCGATGGACAGGCCGGAGGTGCCGCCGGAGAAGCGGCCGTCGGTGATCAGGGCGCAGGTCTTGCCGAGGCCGCGGCCCTTGAGGAAGGACGTCGGGTAGAGCATCTCCTGCATGCCCGGGCCGCCCTTGGGACCTTCGTAGCGGATGACGACGACGTCGCCGTGCGTCACCTGCTTGTTGAGGATCTTCTCGACGGCCTCCTCCTGCGACTCGCAGACGACGGCCGGGCCCTCGAAGGTCCAGATCGACTCGTCGACGCCGGCCGTCTTGACCACGCAGCCGTCGACGGCGATGTTGCCGCGCAGGACGGCGAGGCCGCCGTCCTTGCTGTAGGCGTGCTCGGCGGAGCGGATGCAGCCGCCCTCGGCGTCCACGTCCAGCGCCTCCCAGCGCTCGGACTGGGAGAAGGCCTCGGCCGAGCGGACGCAGCCGGGGGCCGCGTGCCACAGTTCGAGCGCCTCGGGCGAGGGGGAGCCGCCGCGGACGTCCCAGGTCTTCAGCCAGTCCGCCAGGGACGGGCTGTGGACCGAGAACACGTCCTCGTTGAGCAGGCCCGCGCGGTGCAGTTCGCCGAGCAGGGCGGGGATGCCGCCGGCCCGGTGCACGTCCTCCATGTAGTACGTGCGGTCCTTCGCCACGTTCGGCGCGACCTTGGCCAGGCAGGGCACGCGGCGCGAGACCTCGTTGATCTCCTCCAGGCCGAAGGGGACGCCCGCCTCCTGGGCGGCGGCCAGCAGGTGCAGGATCGTGTTGGTCGAGCCGCCCATCGCGATGTCGAGGGCCATCGCGTTCTCGAAGGCCGCGATGGTGGCGATGTTGCGGGGCAGGACCGTCTCGTCGTCCTGCTCGTAGTAGCGGCGGGTGATGTCCATCACCGTGCGGCCGGCGTCCTCGTACAGCGCCCTGCGGGCGGTGTGGGTGGCCAGGACCGAGCCGTTCCCGGGGAGCGAGAGGCCGATGGCCTCGGTCAGGCAGTTCATCGAGTTGGCGGTGAACATGCCGGAACAGCTGCCGCAGGTCGGACAGGCGTTCTCCTCGATACGGAGGATGTCCTCGTCCGAGATCTTGTCGTTGACGGCGTCCGAGATCGCGTCGACCAGGTCGAGCGTGCGGACCGTGCCGTCGACGAGCGTGGCGCGACCGGACTCCATCGGGCCGCCGGAGACGAAGACCGTCGGGATGTTCAGGCGCAGGGCCGCGTTCAGCATGCCCGGGGTGATCTTGTCGCAGTTGGAGATGCAGATCAGGGCGTCGGCGCAGTGCGCCTCGACCATGTACTCCACGCTGTCCGCGATCAGGTCGCGGGAGGGCAGGCTGTAGAGCATGCCGCCGTGGCCCATCGCGATGCCGTCGTCGACGGCGATCGTGTTGAACTCGCGCGGGATGCCGCCGGCCGCGGTGATCGCCTCGCTGACGATCCGGCCGACCGGCTGGAGGTGCGTGTGCCCGGGCACGAACTCGGTGAAGCTGTTGGCCACCGCGATGATCGGCTTCCGGCCGATGTCCGCACCGGGTACACCGGAGGCGCGCATAAGGGCGCGGGCGCCCGCCATATTGCGGCCGTGGGTGACTGTGCGGGACCTCAGCTCGGGCATCGTCGCTCGCTCCTTCAGAGACTGCGATCAGAGACTTCTGACTGCTAACGAGCGTACGCCGGTCATCCAGGGGGCGGACACTGTGTCCGTATACCGGGACGAATGTCTCACACCTGCGGGCGATGGCTCACGGTCCGGTCAGGTGGCCCTGCACGACCGGCGCCACGCGCGCGATGATCTGCTCCAGATCCGCCGAGGCCAGCGGCTCGACCTTGATGACGTACCGCAGCATCGCGCAGCCGACCAGCTGCGCCGCCGCGAGTTCGGCGCGCAGCTCGGCGTCCGGCAGGTCGAGCTGGGCGGCGATGCGGCGCAGCAGCTGCGAGGAGACGAGGCGGCGGAAGACGGCGGCCGCGGTGTCGTTGTCGACCGCCGAGCGCACGATCGCCAGCAGGGGCTTGCGGGTGGTGGGGTTCTCCCAGACGCCGAGGACGAAGCGGGCGAGCCGCTCGCCGACCTGGTCCGGGGGCCCGTCGGCGACCGCCTCCGGCGCGTTGAGCGCGGGCGCGAAGGCCACCTCGATCGAGGCCTCGAAGACCTGCTCCTTGGTGCCGAAGTAGTGGTGCACGAGGGCCGGGTCGACACCGGCCGCCTTCGCGATGCCGCGAACGGACGTCTTCTCGTAACCCCGCTCGGAGAACTCCTCACGGGCGGCCGCCAGGATGCGGTCCCGGGTGTCCGCCGACTCCGCGCGTGGGGGGCGGCCCCGCCTGCGGGCCGTGACGCCGGTCATCGGCGGCGGGCCTTCGGACGCCGGAACCCGGCCGGGGACTTCGGCGAGGAGGACCTCGAGGAAGGCATCGCGGGCCCCGAGGAGCCGTCGGGCCCCGAGGCGCCGTCGGACGCCGAGGAGCCCGTCGGCGACGAGGGCCCCGGAGGCGTCGAGGAGCTCTCCGGCGGGGGCGCGGCGGCCGGAGAGGCCGGGGAGGCCGGAGAGGCCGCCGGGAACCGCCTGGCGGCCGAAGAGGGCGCGGGGGCCGAGGAGGGCGACGCGAGGTGCAGGCGGGTGAAGGCGAGGGCCTCCGCCAGGTCGGCCTCGCGTTCGGCGCCGGACATCGCGCGCCGCGTGTTGACCTCGATGACCACATGCCCGTCGAAGCCGGTCAGCGCGAGCCGCTCCAGCAGCTCGGCGCAGGGCTGGGAGCCGCGCCCGGGCACCAGGTGCTCGTCCTTCGCCGAACCGTTTCCGTCGGCGAGGTGGACGTGACCCAGCCGGTCGGCCATGCGGTCGACCATCTGCATCGCGTCCGCGCGGGCCGTCGAGGCGTGGCTGAGGTCGATCGTGAAGTGCCGGTAGTCGTCCTTCGTGACGTCCCAGTCGGGCGCGTAGGCGAGCATCTCGCGGTCGCGGTAGCGCCACGGGTACATGTTCTCGACGGCGAACCGCACATCCGTCTCGTCGGCCATCCGCCAGATGCCGGTGACGAAGTCGCGCGCGTACTGGCGCTGCCAGCGGAACGGCGGGTGGACGACGACGGTGCTCGCGCCGAGCTTCTCCGCCGCCGCGCGGGCCCGCTGGAGCTTCGTCCACGGGTCGGTCGACCACACCCGCTGCGTGATCAGCAGACAGGGGGCGTGAACGGCGAGGATCGGGATGCGGTGGTGGTCGCTGAGCCTGCGCAGCGCGTCGATGTCCTGGCTGACGGGGTCGTTCCAGACCATGACCTCGACGCCGTCGTAGCCGAGGCGCGCGGCGATCTCGAAGGCCGTCGCCGTCGACTCCGGGTAGACCGAGGCCGTCGACAGGGCGACCTTCGCATCCGGGATCCGCACGACTGGCTCTGCCATGGGGGACAGGTTACGGGGTGCGGTCGGGTGGGACCGCGCGCCCGATCGCCGTTGTGGTGTTCCCCACGGGTGGGCGTGTGCGCCGGGGTCGTGCGGTCCGCCGACCGCGCCCCCCGCATGAGGGGCGGCACGGGGGTGGGCGGCCGGGTGCCGGCCCGGGCGTCGTCCCGGGCGTCGGGGTGTCCGCCGGCCCGGGCGTCGGGGTGTCCGCCGGCCCGGGTGCCGGCTTGGTCGTCAGTCCCGGTCGTCGGCCTGTCCGTCGTCCCGGGCGCCGGGCTGTCCGTCGTCCCGGGCGCCGGGCTGTCCGTCGTCCCGGGCGCCGGGCTGTCCGTCGGTCCGGGCGCAGGCCCGGGCGTCAACCCGTCCGCTGCCCCGCCCAGCGGTCCGTCAGCCGGCCCGTCCGGCGGTCCCGGTCACGTGGACGCCATGTGATCGAGCTTGCGGAGGATCACGCCCTCCCTGAGGGCCCAGGGGCAGATCTCCAGCGTCTCCACGCCGAAGAGGTCCATCGCCCCCTCGGCCACCAGCGCGCCGGCGAGAAGCTGGTTGGCGCGGCCCTCGGACACGCCCGGGAGCTCCGCGCGCTGGGCGGTCGTCATGCCGGCGAGGCGGGGCACCCAGGACTCCAGGGACTCCCGCTTGAGCTCACGCTGCGTGTAGAGGCCCTCGGTGGAACGGGCGGCGCCTGCTATGCGGGCGAGCTGCTTGAAGGTCTTCGAGGTGCCGACGACGTGGTCGGGGGCGCCGAACCGGCTGAACTCGCCGACCGTGCGGGCGATCTGCGCCCGGGCGTGACGGCGCAGAGCGCGTATGTCCTCGGGGTCGGGCAGGTCGCCGGGAAGCCAGCCCGCGGTGAGGCGGCCGGCCCCCAGCGGAAGGGACGCTGCCGCGTCGGGCTCCTCGTCCATGCCGTACGCGATCTCCAGGGAGCCGCCGCCGATGTCCAGGACGAGCAGCTTGCCCGCCGACCAGCCGAACCAGCGGCGGGCGGCGAGGAAGGTGAGCCGGGCCTCCTCGGCGCCGGTGAGGACCTGGAGCTCCACACCGGTCTCGGCCTGCACGCGCGCGAGGACGTCGTCGGCGTTGGTGGCCTCGCGCACCGCGGAGGTCGCGAACGGCAGCAGGTCCTCGACGCCCTTGTCCTCGGCGGCCTGCAGGGCCTCGTGGACGACCGTGATCAGCCGCTCTATGCCGTCGTCGCCGATCGCCCCGCCCTCGTCGAGGAGTTGGGCGAGGCGCAGTTCCGCCTTGTGCGAGTGCGCGGGAAGGGGCCGCGCGCCGGGGTGGGCGTCCACCACCAGCAGATGCACCGTGTTCGATCCCACGTCGAGGACACCGAGTCTCATGTAGGGCACGCTACTGCCCGTGCGACCGTGCTCCGGCCCCGAAGCGCCTTCCGGCGACTTACCCTGGACGGGTGCCAAAGACGAAAAAGGCGAAGACCGACAAATCCACCGGCGGTTCTTCGCGGGCGGACGCGGTGACGGCAGCCAAGAAGGCGAAGAAGGTCCTGGAAGCGACCCTGGCAGCGGACGAGAAGGGGCTCGACTTCGCGCGCGCGTGGGTGGAGTTTCCGGATCCGGCGGACGACGAGCAGGTCTTCCGCTGCGATCTGACATGGCTGACCTCTCGCTGGAACTGCATCTTCGGCAGCGGCTGCCAGGGCATCCAGGCGGGCCGCGCGGACGACGGGTGCTGCACGCTGGGCGCCCACTTCTCCGACGAGGACGACGAGAAGCGCGTCGCCGGGCATGTGGCGAGGCTCACCCCCGACATCTGGCAGCACCACGCCGAGGGCACACGGGACGGCTGGATCGCCGAGGACGACGAGGGCTCACGGCAGACCCGCCCGTTCAACGGCTCGTGCATCTTCCAGAACCGTCCGGGCTTCGCGGGCGGCGCGGGCTGCTCGCTGCACATCCTGGCCCTCAAGGAGGGCCGCGAACCGCTGGAGACCAAGCCGGACGTCTGCTGGCAGCTTCCGGTGCGGCGGACGTACGACTGGATCGACCGGCCCGACGACACGCGTGTGCTGCAGGTGTCGATCGGCGAGTACGACCGGCGGGGCTGGGGCCCGGGCGGCCACGACCTGCACTGGTGGTGCACGTCGGCGACCTCGGCGCACGGCGCGGGCGACCCCGTGTACGTCTCCTACCGGCCGGAGCTGACCGAGCTGATGGGCAAGGCCGGCTACGACCGCCTGGTCGAGCTGTGCGAGGAACGCCTCGCCGGGCAGCTCCCGCTCCTCGCCCCGCACCCGGCGGACCCGGTGCGCCCGACGGCCTGAGCGTCCGGGGCGCGCCCGACGGGCCGGGTGCCCGCGACACGCCCGGATCATGCCGCGGCGTGGGCGACGACGCGGGCGGTGACCTGGGTGAAGACACCGGCCAAGACACGGGCGAAGACATGACGGGCGCGGCTCAGGACGTCGCCGGGCTCGGGGGGTCGCCGTCGCCGGTCGGCGGTGGCGGGCTCTCCGGGTCGGTCGGGGTCGGGTCGGCCGGGGTCGGGTCCGGGTCGGAGGGCGGGTCGGTGGGGGTCGGGTCCGGTCCGGAGGGCGTCGTGGGCGTGGGTTCCGGGTCCGTGGCCGGCGGCGGGTCGCCGTGGCCCGTACCGGGGCCGTGTCCCGGACCGTGCCCGGGTCCGTCTCCGGGTCGGGACGGGCCGGGAGCGGTGCCGTAGCCCCCGATCGAGACGACGGAGCCGGCCGGGGCGATCGCCACGCGTGCGTGCCATGGCCCGGCCGGCTCGCGCAGATGATCCACGTACACCCTCACCGTCACCGACTCGCCGGGCCGCAGGACGCCCGCGGACCGGCTCAGGTACAGCCAGGGCGCCGCGGTGACGGCCGACCAGCGGACCGGACCGTCGGCGTCCGCGTCCGCGGTCAGGGTGACGAGCGTGGTGTCGCCGTGGGTGGCGGCCGTCACGGAGAGCCGCCCGGCGGCGCTCTCGCCGAGTCCCGAGACGCTGACGACCTCCACCGACACGTCCGGGTCGTCGCCCTTCGCACGGTCGCTCCGGGGGCGGGTGCTGACGTTCCCGGCGTTCTCGTAGCCCTCCGTCTCGCCGTCCAGGCTGTCGGAGCCGTGCGCCTCGCTGACGCCGACCGAGCGTCCGTCGGCGCCCTCCCCCGTCGGCGTTCCCCGGTAGGCCGCCCACAGGGCGAGCACGGGAGCGGCGACGACGGTGGCGACGACGGTCGTCGTGACGGCACGCGCGCGCAGCCGCTCCCGGCGGGCTGCGTGGTCCTTGGGGTCCATGGGGAAGCCGCGCCGGTCGTAGCGCGGCACGGCGGCCCGCCGTGCGCGCGGAAGGCGGTTCAGGGCGACGCGCAGCCGCGCGC
The window above is part of the Streptomyces sp. NBC_00425 genome. Proteins encoded here:
- a CDS encoding Ppx/GppA phosphatase family protein, which produces MRLGVLDVGSNTVHLLVVDAHPGARPLPAHSHKAELRLAQLLDEGGAIGDDGIERLITVVHEALQAAEDKGVEDLLPFATSAVREATNADDVLARVQAETGVELQVLTGAEEARLTFLAARRWFGWSAGKLLVLDIGGGSLEIAYGMDEEPDAAASLPLGAGRLTAGWLPGDLPDPEDIRALRRHARAQIARTVGEFSRFGAPDHVVGTSKTFKQLARIAGAARSTEGLYTQRELKRESLESWVPRLAGMTTAQRAELPGVSEGRANQLLAGALVAEGAMDLFGVETLEICPWALREGVILRKLDHMAST
- a CDS encoding RNA polymerase sigma factor; this encodes MSSSPETSTRTTGAHRAHREARDGAAARTLAQRPPTRYEPYLDGLFTYCLSVLCDHEAATAALVDALAFAERRGQRGPDAAGDRRAWLYALARWACLRKLAEARQNHRNAHAAHRDGSRRQPGPQPGTASPSAAPSGPTPSGSAPSARSATACAPDADQERRRRELSRLAWPEAAGTTPEQREALELAVRHHLAVHEVAAVLGKDLAAARELLATAACEVERTRAALAVVETGGCPGVARLTGGNQFVLNAALRRELVRHVDDCPHCRRAAGRAVPGRWPGAGVTPAELPVLEAPRARLRVALNRLPRARRAAVPRYDRRGFPMDPKDHAARRERLRARAVTTTVVATVVAAPVLALWAAYRGTPTGEGADGRSVGVSEAHGSDSLDGETEGYENAGNVSTRPRSDRAKGDDPDVSVEVVSVSGLGESAAGRLSVTAATHGDTTLVTLTADADADGPVRWSAVTAAPWLYLSRSAGVLRPGESVTVRVYVDHLREPAGPWHARVAIAPAGSVVSIGGYGTAPGPSRPGDGPGHGPGHGPGTGHGDPPPATDPEPTPTTPSGPDPTPTDPPSDPDPTPADPTPTDPESPPPPTGDGDPPSPATS